In one Staphylococcus lutrae genomic region, the following are encoded:
- a CDS encoding response regulator: MTNEILVVDDEHRIRKLLKLYLEREGYIIDEASDGREALEMATKHDYSCVLLDLMLPELDGLQVAVKLRELKDTPIIMLTAKGEENNRVEGFESGADDYIVKPFSPREVVLRVKALLRRTESSRAEQNEPHARDMIEFQHLVIDNDAHKVLADDTPVNLTPKEYELLIFLAKTPNKVFDREQLLKEVWHYEFYGDLRTVDTHVKRLREKLNRVSADAAKMIQTVWGVGYKFEVIKSDETT, from the coding sequence ATGACTAATGAAATCTTAGTCGTAGATGATGAACATCGTATTAGAAAATTATTAAAGCTATATTTAGAAAGAGAAGGCTATATCATTGACGAAGCCAGTGATGGTCGGGAAGCTTTAGAGATGGCAACAAAGCATGATTATTCATGCGTTTTGCTAGACTTGATGTTACCTGAACTCGATGGACTTCAAGTTGCAGTGAAATTACGTGAATTAAAAGATACACCTATCATTATGCTCACTGCAAAAGGTGAAGAAAACAATCGGGTTGAAGGCTTTGAATCTGGAGCTGATGACTATATCGTCAAACCATTTTCACCGCGTGAAGTCGTCTTGCGAGTAAAAGCGTTATTGCGCCGTACAGAATCTAGTAGAGCCGAGCAAAATGAGCCTCATGCACGTGATATGATTGAATTCCAACATTTAGTCATTGACAACGATGCACATAAAGTTTTAGCGGACGATACGCCAGTCAATTTAACACCTAAAGAATATGAGTTACTGATTTTCTTGGCGAAAACACCGAATAAAGTTTTCGATAGAGAACAGCTTCTTAAAGAAGTATGGCACTATGAATTTTATGGTGATTTGAGAACAGTGGACACACATGTCAAACGATTGCGTGAAAAATTAAATCGAGTTTCTGCAGATGCAGCTAAAATGATACAAACCGTTTGGGGCGTAGGTTATAAATTTGAAGTGATTAAGTCTGATGAAACGACTTAA
- a CDS encoding pseudouridine synthase has translation MSQDLERLQKRIASSGYTSRRKAEKLIQEGKVQVNGETVTALGTKVRPSDRVSVEGIPLEQEDKLYILFYKPAQVITSVSDDRGRQVVTDYFDDLDTRIYPVGRLDYDTSGLLLLTNDGAFTNLMTHPRYKIPKTYVAKIEGYILREQVKQLEKGIQLEDGMTQPAKVKVKKQNKEKATSLVEITITEGRNRQIRRMFEHFGFKVQKLSRVSFGPLTLKGLGAGEGRVLSPHEVKSLRHLAENGQ, from the coding sequence ATGAGTCAAGATCTAGAAAGATTACAAAAACGTATCGCAAGTAGCGGTTATACATCTCGGCGCAAAGCTGAAAAGTTAATACAAGAAGGAAAAGTACAAGTCAACGGAGAAACGGTCACTGCGTTAGGTACAAAAGTACGACCATCTGATCGTGTCAGCGTTGAAGGTATTCCGCTTGAACAAGAAGATAAATTATATATCTTATTCTATAAACCCGCACAGGTGATCACAAGCGTTTCCGATGACCGAGGTCGCCAAGTCGTAACAGATTATTTTGATGATCTTGATACACGTATCTATCCAGTAGGGCGCTTAGATTATGACACATCAGGTTTGCTCTTGCTGACAAATGATGGCGCTTTTACAAATTTAATGACGCACCCCCGTTATAAAATACCTAAAACCTATGTCGCTAAAATTGAAGGCTACATTTTGAGAGAACAAGTGAAACAACTTGAAAAAGGGATTCAATTAGAAGACGGGATGACGCAACCCGCAAAAGTGAAAGTTAAAAAACAAAATAAAGAAAAAGCAACTTCATTGGTAGAAATTACAATTACAGAAGGCCGAAATAGACAAATCCGTCGTATGTTTGAACATTTTGGGTTTAAAGTACAAAAATTGTCTCGCGTCTCATTCGGTCCACTAACTTTAAAAGGGTTAGGTGCGGGAGAAGGCCGTGTGCTTTCCCCTCATGAAGTAAAATCATTACGTCACTTAGCTGAAAATGGACAGTAG
- the scpB gene encoding SMC-Scp complex subunit ScpB yields the protein MTLNLSEALTAVLYAVGEDGIDEYQLMSTLNVDSTTLNTAIDTLKIPGLMIQKFGQTYVLTTQKEAEPYIESLIVNKASAKLSQAAMEVLAIIAYNQPMTRNDIELIRGIQSDGPVKTLIAKGLIEARTNPESRGQQLFTTDLFLNVFGMESLASLPTTDDEEEEIESFFSQLVNQKGDS from the coding sequence ATGACGCTTAATCTATCTGAGGCACTCACTGCTGTGCTATATGCTGTAGGAGAGGACGGGATTGATGAGTATCAATTAATGTCGACACTTAATGTTGACAGTACCACGCTCAACACAGCGATTGATACACTTAAAATACCAGGTTTGATGATACAAAAATTTGGACAAACCTATGTCCTGACAACCCAAAAAGAGGCTGAACCTTACATTGAATCACTCATCGTCAATAAAGCTTCTGCTAAACTGTCTCAAGCCGCAATGGAAGTTCTCGCCATTATTGCATATAATCAACCTATGACAAGAAATGATATCGAACTCATTCGTGGGATTCAATCTGACGGTCCAGTTAAAACATTGATTGCGAAAGGACTCATCGAAGCACGAACGAATCCTGAATCAAGAGGACAACAATTATTTACTACAGATTTATTTTTAAATGTATTTGGGATGGAAAGTCTTGCATCACTGCCAACGACGGATGACGAGGAAGAAGAGATAGAATCGTTTTTCAGTCAATTGGTTAATCAGAAGGGAGATTCATAA
- a CDS encoding segregation and condensation protein A, translated as MYEVKLDAFNGPLDLLLHLINEFEIDIYDIPMRALTEQYMQYVHAMKKLEINIASEYLLMASELLMIKSKMLLPEPTPEWIDEEDPREALVEKLIEYQNFKAYSEMLEEKRLEREHYFTKPPTDFSHYEQSERLPDHTTLDLTDLIVAYQKMKTRVSLKKPTSVNIRKETYTIQQSTTYIYDKLKSVPKLTFFDLFSFNESIEHVVTHFLALLEMSKTGIIQLQQVQAFHNFEIIKGVNYDA; from the coding sequence ATGTACGAAGTGAAATTAGATGCTTTTAATGGTCCACTCGACTTATTATTGCATCTTATTAATGAATTTGAAATTGATATTTATGATATTCCTATGCGTGCCTTAACCGAGCAATATATGCAATATGTGCACGCAATGAAAAAGTTAGAAATTAATATTGCGAGTGAGTATTTATTAATGGCCTCTGAGTTGTTAATGATAAAAAGTAAAATGCTCTTACCTGAACCAACACCTGAGTGGATTGATGAGGAAGATCCGCGGGAGGCATTGGTCGAAAAACTCATCGAATACCAAAATTTTAAAGCGTATTCTGAAATGCTTGAAGAGAAACGCTTGGAACGTGAACATTATTTTACAAAACCGCCGACAGATTTTTCACATTATGAACAATCTGAACGGCTTCCAGATCATACAACGTTAGATTTAACAGATTTGATTGTTGCTTATCAGAAAATGAAGACACGTGTTTCATTAAAAAAGCCGACCAGTGTCAATATACGTAAGGAAACGTATACCATTCAACAGTCGACGACGTACATTTATGATAAATTAAAATCTGTACCAAAGCTTACTTTTTTTGACCTATTTTCATTTAATGAGTCAATCGAACATGTTGTCACTCATTTTCTCGCTTTGCTTGAAATGTCAAAAACAGGAATCATACAACTGCAACAAGTACAAGCCTTTCATAATTTTGAAATCATCAAAGGAGTTAACTATGACGCTTAA
- a CDS encoding DUF309 domain-containing protein yields MEEDLLHYYYQFHYEQHYFLCHDILEEAWKMQQSFSKGDAVVGLILLATGCYHYRRGNFKGAHKSFKKAYQISIKHPQKTWEILGLNSEIYFEMLLQLIQDAGQQKPFYPVCLPLTANMMNTIQHHYPHFEVTQNVVQTPFILHHHQLRDRSEVIAARMAAYEKRRQ; encoded by the coding sequence ATGGAAGAGGACTTGCTTCACTACTATTACCAATTTCATTATGAACAACATTATTTTCTCTGTCATGATATTTTAGAGGAAGCATGGAAAATGCAGCAATCCTTTTCAAAAGGAGATGCCGTTGTCGGTTTAATTTTACTCGCCACGGGTTGCTATCATTATCGTAGGGGAAATTTTAAAGGTGCACATAAATCATTTAAAAAAGCCTATCAAATCAGTATCAAACACCCTCAGAAGACGTGGGAAATTTTAGGGTTGAACTCTGAGATATATTTCGAGATGCTGCTCCAATTAATACAAGATGCTGGACAGCAAAAGCCGTTTTATCCAGTTTGTTTACCGTTGACCGCAAATATGATGAATACGATTCAACACCATTACCCACATTTTGAAGTGACACAGAACGTTGTACAAACACCATTCATTTTACATCATCATCAACTTCGAGATCGTTCAGAAGTTATTGCTGCACGTATGGCTGCATATGAAAAACGTCGACAATAA